One Myxococcales bacterium genomic window, TCGAGGTCCCGGGGCGTGGCTCCAATGCCCGATCCATAGGTAAAGAGGCTCACATCGACCCCTGCCCCCATCAGTGCCCGGGTGTGATCGGTTGCATAAACCTGAGAGCCTTGGGGATAGGGAAAGGGGAATGCGCCCAGCACCGCGGCCCGCATCGCACGAGCTTGCACCTCTGCGCCGAGTTCGTCCTGGGTTTCGATAGTCATCGGGCTCGCGGTCGCCGGCTATTCATTCCAGGTATCCGAGGGCGTGCAGGCGTTCGGCCACGATCGCCTCCTCCTCGGCAGAATAGGGCCGCGGCCGCAGGAGCATTGACGTTCCATCGGCGTCCCCTTCGCTTGCTTCCCACTCGATCCCCATTGCGGCGAGTAGTGTCGGGGCCATGTCGACGAGTCGAGGCCGCGCAGTCGTGCGCTCTTGCGAATCCGATTGTTCGGCCCCGACCCCGATCAAAATTCCATCGGGGCGGTGCGTGCCATTCATCCCCAACCCCCGGCCTCCGGCCAGTTCAGTGTCGTCGAGTCTCGACACCGGAGCTGCCTTCTCGTCGTTGTCCCACCGACTCGCCACGAGCGAGAGTCCATAGCCCTTGTCGAGGGCCAACTCGACGGCGATGTCCGGCGCCCGAGACACGAACGGTCCGCTGTAAAGCTCTTCTCGGCGCACGGCCCGGGCGACCACCGGCCCGCCGTCAGGTAGCCGCCATGCCTGCAGGGCCTCGATCACCCGATCGCGAACCTTTTCGTAGTCTTCGGGAGCCACGCATCCCTGGGCTTCTCGCCCACGAAGGTTTATCCACACACCAGGATTCGTATTCGCCTCCTCGGAGAAGGCCTGCGTCCGATTCCAGTTGAATCCGCCGAACCGGGCCCCGCTCTCGACCCGGGCCGCGGCCGCCCGGGCCCGGCGAAACAGAATCTGGGCGATTCCCGAGGGAACGAAGCGCAGCAGGCCGTCTCTCAGGCGCCGCGCGGCATGATCGGTCGAGAGTCCCCGATTCGCCTTGCGCTCGAGCAGTCCGCATTCGGCCAGGTAACGGTTCAGGTGAACTACGTAGCGGCTGGCCCCCCCCATCCCGTGGTCGGACATCACGACGCAGAGCGCTTCGTCGCCAAAGGCGTGTTGGATGCGACCGCAGGCTTCGTCGAGTTTGCTGTAGATCGCTTCGATGGAGCTGCGCGCGAGTTCGTCCGCTGCGGGGTCGTGGCGCGGCGAAGCCGGATCGTGATGTCTCCAGAAGTGATGCCCCACGGTGTCGCTCTCCGAGAAAACCACCATCATGAAATCGAGTGAACCCCCGACGCGCATCTCATCGATACCGGCGAGCGCGAAGCGAGTCTTGCGTTCGATGCGGTCGAGCAAGTGTGCGCGAGTCCGGTCGAGCGAAGCACCTCCACTCTCCTTCATCGCGGGTCGCATCCAAGGTCCAGCCTTGTGTTCGATGCGGTGATAGAGATCCGGATCGTTGGTGGCGGCGGCATCACTCCCGGTGGAAACCGGCGCATCGAATCCCGGAACCAACAAGCCGTTGAGCGGTTCCGGCGGAAACGTCGCCGGTACTCCGAGCACGAGTACTCGACCGCCGGCTTTTGAAACCCGAGAAAACAGCGAAGTCCCCCGGCGATCGGTCGCGTTGACGAAGCGAATCCGATAGCTCCCCGATAGCTTTTGCGTAAAGTCGAACAACCCGTGCCGCCCCGGCTCGAGACCGGTCATGAAGGACGACCAGGCGGGAAAGGTCACCGGTGGGGTCGTGGAACGCAGTGGCGCCCAGGCGCCACGTTCCATCATTCGGGCGAGGTTCGGCAGCTGGCCGGCGGCCACCATGGGGTGGATCACGTCGAAGGTTGCACCGTCCAAGCCCAGTACCAGCAGGGGCGAAATTTGGCGTTCCCGCCCCGTTTCAGTGGTCGCATTGCTCATCCGTTGGGACCTCGGTTCTGTGTCTTGGCTCTTTGGCCTGGGATCCACCAACCCCGCGCTGAGAACCTACGATAGCCGCGCGCACCCTTCTCGCGGCCCCCAGAGCGGCCTGGGCTCAGAATCGCGTCCCATTTCACCACTATGCGAACACGTACTCAATTTGATCCATTGCCCTGCTGCGGGCTCGACAGTCGGCGTCGCCACTTCTATATTACGCCGCCTCGTGGCGTCGCGATCCCCTCGTGGCCACAGGACAGAAAATCGGGGAGGGTCGGCCGAAATCGGTTCGCCCACACCCCATCAGCTCGCGACGAGCGCCCAACCGGCGGTCCAATCCGAGTAGTGGAGAACCAACGTGGCGATCGAACTTCTTTGCCGAAAGCTCGGCATGACTCAACTGTTCTTGGATTCGGGAGAGTGTGTTCCCGTTACGGTGCTCGAAGCCGCACCCAATCTCGTGGTCGATAAAAAGACAATGGAGCGCGACAAATACAGCGCACTCCAACTCGGCGTGGGTGATCGCAAGGAGAGTCGCTTCGGCAAGGCCGAAGCCGGTCACTTCAAAGCCCACGACCTCACGCCCAAGGCCTTGCTTCGCGAGTGCCGAGTCACGACCGAAGAGGCGGCGGGATTCGAGATCGGCCAGGAGATCGACAGCTCGATTTTTGACGAGGGACAGAAGGTCGATGTCATCGGGATTTCGAAGGGCCGCGGATTCGCGGGCGTGGTCAAGCGCCACGGCATGAAGGTCAAGCGGCGCACCCACGGTACCCACGAAGCATTTCGACACGCGGGTTCGATCGGTGCCGGTTCGACGCCTGGCCACGTCGTCAAAGGCTTGCCCATGTGTGGTCATATGGGCAATGCGCGCATTACGACGAAGAACCTGACGATCGTCAAGATCGACGCCGAAAAGCATCTCCTCTACGTGCGCGGTGGCGTCCCGGGTCACATCGACGGGTATGTGAGCGTGCGCGACGCGCTATCGGGAAAGTAGGAACCCGTTTCCAACTACGACCGCAAAGATCACTTCTACCAACGCGCCAAGCGCGAGGGGTATCGATCGCGTGCGGCCTACAAGCTGTTGGAATTTCACCGTAGCCACCAATTGCTCCGTCGGGGTCGCAAGATTGTCGATCTGGGCTGTTGGCCCGGAGGCTGGCTCCAGGTGGCGTCAAAGTGCGTGGGTCCCAGGGGACGCGTGGTGGGCGTGGACAAGGTCGCGATCGACCCCCCGCTCGAACTTCCCAATTGCGAGACGATGGTGGGCGATCTCGAAGAGCCGGGAGTTTGCGAACAAGTTCTCACTCTTCTCGGGAGCCGGGCCGACATGCTGCTCTCAGATGCCGCGCCGAAGCTGACTGGGGTCCGGGCGGTCGATCGAGCCCTCGAAGAACGCATCCTCGAAGCGATTGAGCAGCAAATTCCCCTTCTACTCCGGGAGGGTGGGGATCTCTTGATGAAGATCCTCGACGGACCGGAAGCCCAGGTGATCGACCGCCGGATTCGCGTGATGTTCAAGAAGGCCAAAACCGTGAAATCCAAAGCGACCCGCAAGGGCAGCACCGAGCGCTATCTGTACGCTTGTGGTTATCGCGGCATCCCAGCGGCTGCGCCCCCCGCCCCGGATTCCAGCCCCGAAGCCTGAGTGCGTGCCGTCGTGCAATTTGCAAGAACAGCTCCCTTTTCTCGACGATTCCACCGATGTTGGAGAAGGTAGTTCTACTGCGATAGCCATACGCCTGCGGAGTCTGGAAATGTTGCTTTGTGCCCGAAGGAGAATATCCGGGTTCACGTTGATCGAACTGATGATCGTGGTGGCGATCATTGGTTTGTTGGCGGCGGTTGCGCTGCCCAATTACTCGACATTCCAACTGAAAACCAAGACCGGCGAGGTGAAGTCAAATCTGGCTGCGATCGTTACGGCCGAAGAAGCCTATTTTGCGGAGTTTGGTCGTTACCTCGCGGCAGCTCCCGAGCCGGCCATCATCCCGGGCACGCACCAGACGGATTTTTCATACGGCGCCGCTGGTTTCAATGTTCTGGGCTTTGTGCCCGAAGGACGCGTCTACTTTTCCTACGGAGTCGCGATCACGGCAACGGCCGCAACGCTGGGGTACTCCGTCGACGCGGGTGCGGACATCGACGGCAATGGCGTCAATCAGTATTGGGCGTACGTAAAAGAGTCATCCGACGGAAATCGCGCAACTGCGAGCGTGGGTTGTGATGTGTCCGCGGTGGGGCTCAATTCGATCGTTCCCTGCACATCCGAGGCGGGTCGCAGCGTCTTCTAGCGACCGCCCTGGTTCGCTACCGGTGGGCGATTCGCCCAGGCGAGATACTCGACTTCTTTTTGACGATCACCGCGGGCGAGCATTGAGTACCAGGCCGGACGTAGTGCACCCAGGTCCGCCTCTGACAACGGCTCGCGCAGCTTGCTCTCCCGCATGCGTCGATCCAACGCATAGATGGAGATCGCGGTGGCAACCGAAACGTTGATGTAGGCGGTGAAGCCACTGTTGGGCAGGTAGAAGAGGCCGTCGGCGGATTCGCGTACCTCTGCGCTGACGCCGCGCTGTTCGCTGCCGAACACCAGCGCCGTCGGTCCGAGCAAGGGGACCGCTTCGACTTCCACAGCGTCTTCTCCAAAATCTGCGGCGAGGATCCGATAGCCGCGCTGCCGCAACGCCTCGATCGCGCTCGTGCCGTCGTTGTGCCAGAAAATGTCGACCCAGCGTTCAGCTCGGGTAGTGAGGGTGCGTTCGAGTGCTGGCTTGCCCAGGCGATTGATGATGTGGATTTCTTGCAGGCCGAGCGCTTCGGCGCTTCGCACGATGGCCGAGATGTTGCGCGTGTTGACGAGATGGTCGAGCACGATCACGAGCGACCGGGTGCGATCCTGCAATGCTCGCTCAGCCGCGACGATGCGTGCGGGTGCTACCGCGCCCTCCGGGATCTCCAGGTTTTCGATTTCGCGCACAATATCTTTGCGCACAACACCGCGGCTCACCGAGGTCTGGACGTCCCCCTCTTCATCCGGTCGCCAGGCTCGGCCCACAAAGCCCGGGGTCTCGAGGTCGTGCAGAGATTCGAGGCGGTGTGCTGCTTCGAGCAATTCGCGAAAAAACGGGATGTCGAGTGCGCGACGGACGATCTCCAGGTCTGCGCTGTCTCGCTTTGCGCCCTTCCAGGTTCCGCGCTCGTAGGCGGAGGCGAGGATTCCTTCGACTTCCTGCAGGTGTTGCCCTGCAACCCGCATCGCCTCTTCGAGTTCTTCCATATAGCCGTGCCAGCGACCCCAACGCGAGCGCATAGAACCTCCCCTACTCGAATTCTTTTGCGATCTGTATCTCCGCTCGGGCGCGCAACTCATCGAGGTAGTCTCGCAGTGCGCGGTCCCCCAGGCGCCGTCGCCAATCGACCTCTACCTGATCGCGAATCTCCGAAAGCTGCGGCGTCCTGGCGGGTTCCCGGTCGACCAACTGCACGATGCTCATGGCACTGCCCGAGTGTATGGGCTCGCTCCAATCGCCGACTTCGAGCGCGGAAATTGTGCGCACCAGCGTGGGACCCACATACTCGCGGAGCTTCACGGCGGGCAGCAGCGTGTCGGGGATCGGCGAAACTTCGAAGTCCCCCAACTCGGCCTTCACTGCCTCATAGGCGTCGCCCGACGCGAGACGCGTGTAGGCATTTTGGGCTCGTGCTTGCGCCGAGGCGCGCGCGGAAGCTCCGTCTCCAGGGGCGGGGTTGCGGAAATAGATCTGTCGAGCGCGCAGGCGTTCGGGGCGAGTGAAGTATTCCTTGTTCTCGGCGAAGAAGACTTCGAGATCATCGGGGCTCGGGGTTTTGTCTGCGACGTCGTTGACCACGGATGCGATCACACTCGACGTGAGGTCCGCCCGCACCTTGCGATCGAGTTGAACAAGGCCCAGGTCGAGCGCGCGCTGGATCAAAAGTTCTTCTTCGATCATCCGATCGAGCACGCGTTTGCGCGCTCGGTCGACATCGGGCGTCCGCATGTCTTTGATCACGGCGGCCAACAGCCGTTCGAAGTCTTCGCTGCGAATCGGCGTACCGTTGACCCGAGCGACCGCGCCCTCCGGCAGTCGCGCACCCGCGGCGTCCCCGAGCAGTCCCCAGGCGGCGAGCGCGAGTCCCAACCCGGCACCGATGGCGAGCAACGTGGTGCTGCTTTTCTTTCGACCGGAATCTGGCTGGAAGGGATCGGGCACAGTCGTCCTCGTTTCACATCTAAATAGAAAGTAGCGAGAACGAGAAGTTTCGCGGATTCTGAAATTTCTGCACATGAGTTGCGCACGAACTGCTCAAGCGTGATGGCTTTTGCGCCGTTGATGTCGCACATGTCTGCCAATACTGGAAATGCCCCGGCGTGGTTGTTTTCCTTTCTCGACCTCGCATTTTTGCTTTTGATCGCCGTGCTCCTCGCGGCCGATCGTGACCAGGTTTCGGCACCGGACCTCGCGGCGATGGAACTTCCGGAGATCCAGCGATCGAATACGGACTCGCTGCAGCTCGGGTCCGAAGCTCCATGGCAGCTGCGAATCCATCCACGGCGCGCGGCGGAAGATCTGGCAGCGTTCTCATTGGTCAACGGCCAACCGGCCGACGAAGTGCGGATCGCATCCCGCGAGCTCAAGCTGGCCCTCGCAGGGCTGCATGGTCGGTCGGGCGCAAAGCCGTTGTTGGCGCCCCATCGCGATTCGCGTTCCGAAGATTTCCTCACGGCGCTCGGATTCGTGCAGGAAGTCTGGCCCGCGACCCACACCGCCGCCGTGCGTCCCATCGCGCAAGCGCCAGCAGTCTCCGCGGCGCCGATTGCGATCGAGTCGCCGTGAATAACTTGTCGCTTCGCATTTCCTACGGACGAGGTGCCGCGCGGCTGCTGGTACCGCTGCCCGAACTTCCCTTGGAGACGGTGCCACCGCGTTTCGGGCGAGAGGTCGTGTCCGCGCTAGCACCTCTCTATCTCGCACTCTTGCTGCCCCTGTGTGCATTGATGCTGAAGATGAATGCTTCGCTGCCCGCGGCCCCGTCGATCATTCAGTTGACCGAATACGAGAACTTCGACGCCGCGCTCCCAGAGACTCGGGAGATCACTGAGATCGCAGCCGAGTCACCGCCACCCATGGAAACTGCTTCGAAGCTACAACCCGAACGGATTGCGGATGCAGGGCCACCCGCGCCGAATCCGCAAGCCCTGGCACCCGCCCCAACGCGGCAGGCCCTGGCCGGCATCGAGATGGATCAGCTGGAGATCGTGCGATCCGCACCGGGCTCGGCGACACGCGTGCGCGTCACGTCGCTCACGGAACCCCGCCGCGCAGGTCTTGCGGCTACCGATTTCGCACCGGTTGAAACGGACGCGCCACCGCCGTCGCTTCTCGCCGCTCAAACCACGGGAGCAGTTGCCCTGCCGGCGGTGTCGCTCCCGGGTCCGAGGTCGGCTTCGGCTGCGATCCCAGTGGAGTCACTCGACGGTGTAGACGCGCTTCACGTCAGCCAGGCGATTTTCATACCCATTGCTCCCGCGATCCCCCAACTCGCTGAATCGCAAAGTCCGGACGCCCTCGTACCGAGCCTTGCCGAGGTTGGGAACCGTGATGCGGACGGCGGGTTCCAGTCGCAGCGACTGGACGGAGTACCGCTCGAGTCCCTCGCAGCATGCCGCTCACGAGAACGCGAAGACGGACTCAAGCAGGAACTGATGCTCGTAGTCACCAGCGGAACCCGGTGCACCGGGCTCGGGGGAACCTACAGCTTTCTCGAAACGAAGAACCTCAATGCCTTTCTCCTCCGGGTCGCGCGCGACTCGGAGCGAGATCTTGGCAATCGATGTGACGAGCTGATGCGGGCACAAGTGTGTGTCGAAGCGCAGCGCGGCGCGGGAGTCCTGCAATGACCAAACCAATCTTCAACGCAACCGTCGCGGCGCTCGCCATTGCGCTCGTCTGCAGCTTCAATATGAGTGCACCCAGTGCCTCCGCTGCGCCAGGGTCCGCGGCGCCCTCCTGGGCCGCCTATCTCGATCACGCCTATGTGTATTCGTCGGCCAGGCCCGAAGCACTGCGCGCGCGACTGGCCGGATACGGTCGCGACGTGGGCGTGACGCTCTCGGACTACATCGCGGAGCGCTACGGAGACAAGTCTCTCGAACACAGCGAAGACGAGCAACGGCGCATGGCGATCGCATACTTGCTCGACTACCTGGCGAACGGCGAAGCGGAAAACATTCGCGAATCGTTGCACGCGATCGAAGGGCTGACGAGTCGGCTCGAGCGACACGAGAACCGCTACTGGTACTACTACATTCGCGCCCACCAGGCCCTGCATCTCGGTGACGTCGCGCGCTTCAACGAAGAGATCTTCAACCTCTGGAACAAGGTGGTGGCCGAACTCGAAAGCCCGTTCTCGACCTACCAGGCCCTGTCCCTCGGTGGGTCCGCGAATTCGGGCTTCGTCACGACCCTGCCATATCTCTACGAGAACATCGCCCGCATCGTCTTGATCCGCAGCCAATCCCTGGGAATCGACCAGAGTCTCGACGCATTGACGAGCATTGTCTTCATGCTGTCAGACGGCCGAGTGGGAAGCGTACCCGAGATCATTGCCCGACGTCATTCGTCGGTCGAGTATCTCGATCATATCGTCAATCGCCTGCGCGGATCCGAATCGGACGGCGGTAGCCTCACGTTTACCTTGGCCCTGGTCGAGGCCGAGAAGGCCCACCATGAGGCGAGCAAACTGCTCGCCGAGGAAGGCTTCAGTCAAAATACGATCGACGCGACCCGGGTTGCGATGGGGGCGTATCAGAAGGCCTTGCGCCACGCCGTCACATTGCAGGGTCAGAGCGCGGTCTATGTCCGGGTGCTGCGGGAGATGGGAGAGATCTACGCAGCCAGTCAGCGCCTGGGTGCTGCGCCCGAACTCGAACTTCCGTTTGGTGTCGAAGAGGCAGTCGAGGTCTATGGGGCGTTGAATCGCGATCACCGAGGCGATTGGCAGCGCCATGGCTTCCAGGATCTCACGCGCGAAGACTACACCCGAACCATGCACGAACTCTGGCGTGAGATTCAGGAGGTGAGTCTTAACGCCGCCGAATACGAACTCAGCCGCAGTGCGACCAGCGGCGAGATCGAGAGCGAACACATCAACGCGGCGCTCGGGCGCTACGGCGACTTCCTCGCCATGTTCAGAAAGTTTGCGACTCCCGAATCTGCCGAAGCCGTGCCCGATTCGGCCTACTTCGGCGCGCACCTTGCGCATCGAGGCATTGGTGCCGCGGTGTTGCG contains:
- a CDS encoding alkaline phosphatase family protein, which produces MSNATTETGRERQISPLLVLGLDGATFDVIHPMVAAGQLPNLARMMERGAWAPLRSTTPPVTFPAWSSFMTGLEPGRHGLFDFTQKLSGSYRIRFVNATDRRGTSLFSRVSKAGGRVLVLGVPATFPPEPLNGLLVPGFDAPVSTGSDAAATNDPDLYHRIEHKAGPWMRPAMKESGGASLDRTRAHLLDRIERKTRFALAGIDEMRVGGSLDFMMVVFSESDTVGHHFWRHHDPASPRHDPAADELARSSIEAIYSKLDEACGRIQHAFGDEALCVVMSDHGMGGASRYVVHLNRYLAECGLLERKANRGLSTDHAARRLRDGLLRFVPSGIAQILFRRARAAAARVESGARFGGFNWNRTQAFSEEANTNPGVWINLRGREAQGCVAPEDYEKVRDRVIEALQAWRLPDGGPVVARAVRREELYSGPFVSRAPDIAVELALDKGYGLSLVASRWDNDEKAAPVSRLDDTELAGGRGLGMNGTHRPDGILIGVGAEQSDSQERTTARPRLVDMAPTLLAAMGIEWEASEGDADGTSMLLRPRPYSAEEEAIVAERLHALGYLE
- the rplC gene encoding 50S ribosomal protein L3, whose amino-acid sequence is MAIELLCRKLGMTQLFLDSGECVPVTVLEAAPNLVVDKKTMERDKYSALQLGVGDRKESRFGKAEAGHFKAHDLTPKALLRECRVTTEEAAGFEIGQEIDSSIFDEGQKVDVIGISKGRGFAGVVKRHGMKVKRRTHGTHEAFRHAGSIGAGSTPGHVVKGLPMCGHMGNARITTKNLTIVKIDAEKHLLYVRGGVPGHIDGYVSVRDALSGK
- a CDS encoding SAM-dependent methyltransferase, whose product is MEFHRSHQLLRRGRKIVDLGCWPGGWLQVASKCVGPRGRVVGVDKVAIDPPLELPNCETMVGDLEEPGVCEQVLTLLGSRADMLLSDAAPKLTGVRAVDRALEERILEAIEQQIPLLLREGGDLLMKILDGPEAQVIDRRIRVMFKKAKTVKSKATRKGSTERYLYACGYRGIPAAAPPAPDSSPEA
- a CDS encoding RNA methyltransferase; amino-acid sequence: MRSRWGRWHGYMEELEEAMRVAGQHLQEVEGILASAYERGTWKGAKRDSADLEIVRRALDIPFFRELLEAAHRLESLHDLETPGFVGRAWRPDEEGDVQTSVSRGVVRKDIVREIENLEIPEGAVAPARIVAAERALQDRTRSLVIVLDHLVNTRNISAIVRSAEALGLQEIHIINRLGKPALERTLTTRAERWVDIFWHNDGTSAIEALRQRGYRILAADFGEDAVEVEAVPLLGPTALVFGSEQRGVSAEVRESADGLFYLPNSGFTAYINVSVATAISIYALDRRMRESKLREPLSEADLGALRPAWYSMLARGDRQKEVEYLAWANRPPVANQGGR
- a CDS encoding peptidyl-prolyl cis-trans isomerase, with the protein product MPDPFQPDSGRKKSSTTLLAIGAGLGLALAAWGLLGDAAGARLPEGAVARVNGTPIRSEDFERLLAAVIKDMRTPDVDRARKRVLDRMIEEELLIQRALDLGLVQLDRKVRADLTSSVIASVVNDVADKTPSPDDLEVFFAENKEYFTRPERLRARQIYFRNPAPGDGASARASAQARAQNAYTRLASGDAYEAVKAELGDFEVSPIPDTLLPAVKLREYVGPTLVRTISALEVGDWSEPIHSGSAMSIVQLVDREPARTPQLSEIRDQVEVDWRRRLGDRALRDYLDELRARAEIQIAKEFE